Proteins encoded by one window of Salmonirosea aquatica:
- the kdpA gene encoding potassium-transporting ATPase subunit KdpA, which yields MNTQIFGIVLMYLLVVLLAVPLGRYIGKVFDDESTWLDKIFDPLDRLIFQLSGIDSRASLTWQQNLVALLVINGWWLVVALLVLTNMSWLPLNPDGNPSMSLDLAFNTAISFVTNTNLQHYSGESSLSYLGQMTLMLWQFISAGTGLAIVAVVFKSMRESLNPSLGNFYRLLVRSCTRILLPLAIVSSIILVFEGVPMTFEGQGTMTTLEGETVAVSRGPVAAFISIKQLGTNGGGFFGVNSSHPLENPTYLTNIVENVSIFLIPIALLFALGFMLKRRKLALTIFGVMTLGFLLLVIPAVTSELGGNPALTALGVAQNAGSMEGKEVRFGPAASAYWAINTTVTSNGSVNAMHDSMTPLTVLTTLLGMMINCFYGGVGVGFLNFYVFIILAVFISGLMVGRTPELLGRKIEASEMKIAMGIALLHPFLILAGTALSSYLYMQNPTQLAGWLNNPAYHGFSEMLYEFTSASANNGSGLEGLGDNTPFWNYATGLVMLLARYLPIIGPVAIAGQLAAKRYTPESQGTLRVDTGTFGVLIFAVIFIIASLSFFPALTLGPLAEYFSLY from the coding sequence ATGAACACACAAATCTTCGGTATAGTCCTGATGTACCTTTTGGTCGTATTGCTGGCCGTTCCGCTGGGACGGTACATCGGCAAGGTATTCGACGACGAAAGTACCTGGCTCGACAAAATCTTCGATCCGCTGGATCGGCTGATCTTCCAGCTTAGCGGTATCGACTCCCGTGCTTCCCTGACCTGGCAACAAAACCTGGTGGCCCTGCTGGTCATCAATGGCTGGTGGCTGGTAGTTGCCTTGCTCGTGCTGACCAACATGAGCTGGCTGCCGCTTAATCCTGACGGCAACCCGTCCATGTCGCTCGACCTGGCGTTCAATACGGCGATCAGTTTCGTGACCAATACCAATCTGCAGCACTACTCCGGCGAATCGTCGCTTTCCTACCTGGGTCAAATGACGCTGATGCTGTGGCAATTTATCAGCGCGGGAACGGGTCTGGCGATCGTGGCGGTCGTTTTCAAGTCTATGCGGGAAAGTTTGAACCCTTCGCTGGGCAACTTTTACAGGCTGCTCGTGCGCAGCTGCACACGTATTCTTTTACCACTGGCCATCGTTTCTTCCATCATTTTGGTGTTTGAGGGGGTACCTATGACGTTTGAGGGCCAGGGTACCATGACTACCCTGGAAGGCGAAACCGTGGCCGTGAGTCGGGGACCGGTCGCGGCGTTTATTTCCATCAAACAGCTGGGTACCAACGGCGGCGGATTCTTCGGCGTCAACAGCAGCCATCCGCTCGAAAACCCGACCTACCTCACCAATATCGTCGAGAATGTCAGCATCTTCCTCATTCCCATTGCCTTGCTTTTCGCGCTGGGCTTCATGCTCAAACGCCGCAAACTGGCTCTGACCATCTTCGGCGTGATGACGCTCGGTTTCTTACTACTGGTCATTCCGGCGGTGACGAGTGAACTGGGGGGAAATCCTGCCCTCACAGCGCTGGGAGTAGCGCAAAACGCGGGAAGCATGGAGGGGAAAGAGGTACGCTTCGGGCCGGCGGCTTCGGCCTACTGGGCCATCAATACCACCGTCACCAGCAATGGCTCGGTCAACGCCATGCACGACAGCATGACCCCGCTCACGGTACTAACTACCCTGCTGGGCATGATGATCAACTGCTTCTACGGCGGCGTCGGGGTTGGGTTTCTTAATTTCTACGTATTCATCATTCTGGCCGTCTTTATCAGTGGTCTGATGGTAGGCCGCACGCCCGAATTGCTGGGCCGTAAAATTGAGGCCAGCGAAATGAAAATCGCCATGGGGATAGCCCTGTTGCATCCCTTTCTGATTCTGGCGGGAACGGCGCTGTCTAGCTACCTGTATATGCAGAATCCGACTCAACTGGCGGGCTGGCTGAACAACCCGGCCTACCACGGTTTCAGCGAAATGCTGTACGAGTTTACCTCCGCCTCGGCCAACAACGGCAGCGGTCTGGAAGGATTAGGCGATAATACGCCGTTCTGGAACTACGCCACAGGATTGGTGATGCTGCTGGCGAGGTACCTGCCCATCATCGGGCCCGTGGCCATCGCCGGGCAACTCGCCGCCAAGCGCTACACACCCGAAAGCCAGGGTACCCTGCGGGTGGATACAGGTACTTTCGGGGTGCTGATTTTCGCGGTCATTTTCATCATTGCTTCCCTGTCCTTTTTCCCCGCCCTGACCCTCGGACCGCTGGCCGAATACTTCTCTCTTTACTGA
- a CDS encoding HAMP domain-containing sensor histidine kinase yields MKIKTKLSLGVGLLLLLIVTVTFVSGKYIRDLRNDTENILRANYKTLDYARNMMIALDEPDLEHFSSRDFEENLARQAGNITEPGEAEATRQLVAHFQALKESLSSDSLRRLVRRDLSDIMGLNMRAIVAKSDQARATAETATSAIAFTGTICLLIALVLLVNLPGNIANPIRELTGSIQQIAAKNYDERVHFESHGEFGDLARSFNTMAEKLQEFDSSSLADLLYAKKRSEALIEHMEEPVIGLDENQVILFANRNALQVLGMAKEQVVGRSSKDIAKVNDLMRALTDDLSAETRSEPKEAPAPLKIFKDNRESYFEKEIVGIQVVPTGERKEQSRGHVILLKNVTLFKELDYAKTHFLATISHELKTPISSIKLSLQLLQNPVTGTINDEQAQLLESVRDDSDRLLRITGELLNMTQIETGKIELFIEPTDPIRILDYALETIRVPAEQKRMSLVTRLGESLPRIQADHDKTTWVLTNLLTNAIRHSPEQSRVEISLEQKENQLFFYVKDQGKGIEERYLSRIFDRYFQVPGHLKEGTGLGLAICKEFIEAQRGQIGVESTVGMGSTFYFWLPVGR; encoded by the coding sequence ATGAAAATAAAAACCAAACTTTCGCTCGGTGTCGGATTGCTGCTTTTGCTGATCGTGACCGTCACTTTTGTCAGCGGAAAGTACATTCGCGACCTGCGGAACGACACCGAAAACATCCTCCGCGCCAATTACAAGACGCTGGACTATGCCCGGAACATGATGATCGCCCTGGACGAACCAGATCTGGAGCACTTTTCGTCCCGGGACTTTGAGGAGAACCTCGCCCGGCAGGCAGGCAATATCACCGAACCCGGCGAGGCCGAAGCGACTCGCCAGCTGGTCGCACATTTTCAAGCTTTGAAGGAAAGTCTGTCCAGCGACTCGCTCCGGCGGCTGGTGCGGCGTGATTTGTCAGACATTATGGGGCTGAACATGCGGGCGATCGTAGCCAAAAGTGATCAGGCCAGAGCTACTGCCGAAACGGCCACATCGGCCATTGCCTTCACCGGTACCATCTGTTTGCTGATAGCCCTGGTGCTTTTGGTCAATTTGCCCGGCAACATTGCCAATCCCATTCGTGAGCTTACCGGAAGCATTCAGCAAATCGCGGCTAAAAACTACGACGAGCGCGTCCATTTCGAAAGCCACGGAGAATTCGGCGATCTGGCGCGGTCGTTCAACACCATGGCTGAGAAGTTGCAGGAGTTTGACAGCAGTAGCCTGGCCGATTTGCTCTATGCCAAAAAGCGGAGTGAAGCTCTCATCGAGCACATGGAGGAGCCCGTGATTGGGCTAGATGAAAATCAGGTGATTCTGTTTGCCAACCGCAATGCCCTGCAGGTACTGGGCATGGCCAAAGAACAGGTGGTAGGTCGCTCGTCGAAGGATATTGCCAAAGTCAACGACCTGATGCGGGCGCTGACTGACGACCTGTCGGCTGAAACGCGTTCGGAACCGAAGGAAGCGCCTGCCCCGCTAAAAATTTTCAAGGATAACCGGGAAAGCTATTTCGAAAAGGAAATCGTGGGGATCCAGGTGGTTCCTACGGGCGAAAGGAAGGAGCAATCCAGGGGGCACGTGATTCTATTGAAAAATGTGACGCTTTTCAAAGAGCTGGATTACGCCAAAACCCATTTTCTGGCGACCATTTCCCACGAATTGAAAACGCCGATTTCTTCCATCAAATTGAGCCTGCAGCTCCTGCAGAACCCGGTGACGGGTACCATCAACGACGAGCAGGCCCAGCTCCTCGAGAGTGTTCGTGACGACAGCGACCGGCTGCTCAGGATTACGGGGGAGCTCCTGAACATGACTCAGATTGAAACGGGCAAAATCGAGTTGTTCATCGAACCCACCGACCCGATCAGGATTCTGGACTACGCCCTGGAAACGATCAGGGTACCTGCCGAACAAAAGCGCATGAGTCTCGTCACTCGTTTGGGCGAGTCGTTGCCACGCATTCAGGCCGATCACGATAAAACCACCTGGGTACTTACTAATTTGCTGACCAACGCCATCCGGCACTCCCCCGAGCAGAGCCGGGTAGAAATCAGCCTCGAACAAAAAGAAAACCAGCTCTTTTTTTATGTAAAAGATCAGGGTAAAGGCATCGAGGAGAGGTACTTGAGCCGCATTTTCGACCGCTATTTTCAGGTACCCGGCCATTTGAAGGAAGGGACCGGGCTGGGGCTGGCCATTTGCAAAGAGTTCATCGAAGCCCAGCGCGGACAAATCGGTGTTGAAAGTACCGTGGGCATGGGCAGCACCTTTTATTTCTGGCTGCCTGTAGGTAGGTGA
- the kdpB gene encoding potassium-transporting ATPase subunit KdpB — translation MATENTSLFQRDLVLEAGKQAIIKLNPARMYRNPVMFTVEIGTFIMLGVCLWILAGEQSQGTLGYNLAIFTILLLTLLFANFAEGIAEARGKAQADSLRKTREETPARRVAAGDTLLANNPVNISSSQLRKGDRFLCEAGDIIATDGEIVEGLATIDESAITGESAPVIREADGDKSSVTGGTKVLSDRIIVEVTTQPGESFLDKMIALVEGAARQKTPNEIALTILLAGFTLVFILVTVTLKPFADFANTPITIAAFISLFVCLIPTTIGGLLAAIGIAGMDRALRANVITKSGRAVETAGDIDVLLLDKTGTITIGNRKATHFYPAPGVSDDYFREILVLSSLADNTPEGKSIVELAREQTLAQPGYSAGREISDDTSGMTFIKFTAQTRSSGVNLPAGPRGEGPTRIRKGASDAMRDMVEKSGNSFPQEITERVNDISGNGGTPLVVAVNEAVIGVIELQDIIKLGIRERFDRLRKMGVKTVMVTGDNPLTARYIAEKAGIDDYIAEAKPEDKLEYIRREQQSGKLVAMMGDGTNDAPALAQADVGVAMNSGTQAAKEAGNMVDLDNDPTKLIEIVEIGKQLLMTRGTLTTFSIANDVAKYFAIVPALFILAIPSLQGLNIMRLHSPESAILSAVIFNAIIIPILIPLALKGVSYKPIGASALLRQNLLKYGLGGIALPFIGIKLIDLLVATIL, via the coding sequence ATGGCAACTGAAAATACGTCCCTTTTCCAACGGGACCTCGTGCTGGAAGCCGGAAAACAGGCTATTATTAAATTGAATCCCGCCCGAATGTACCGCAATCCGGTCATGTTCACGGTGGAGATAGGTACTTTTATCATGCTGGGCGTCTGCCTGTGGATTCTGGCCGGGGAGCAGTCGCAGGGTACTTTGGGCTACAACCTGGCGATCTTTACGATTCTTCTGCTCACGCTGTTGTTTGCCAATTTTGCCGAGGGCATCGCCGAAGCGCGCGGCAAGGCACAGGCCGATAGTTTGCGCAAAACGCGGGAAGAAACGCCCGCCCGGCGAGTGGCAGCGGGCGATACTTTGCTGGCCAATAACCCTGTGAACATCTCTTCCTCGCAGCTACGCAAAGGCGATCGTTTCCTCTGCGAGGCGGGCGACATTATCGCGACCGACGGGGAGATTGTGGAAGGCTTGGCGACTATCGACGAAAGCGCGATTACGGGCGAGAGCGCCCCGGTAATCCGGGAAGCCGATGGTGACAAAAGCAGCGTGACGGGCGGTACCAAGGTACTTTCCGACCGTATAATCGTGGAAGTGACCACGCAGCCCGGCGAGAGTTTCCTGGATAAGATGATTGCCCTGGTAGAAGGGGCCGCACGGCAGAAAACTCCCAATGAAATCGCGCTGACGATCCTGCTGGCCGGTTTTACGCTGGTGTTCATTCTGGTAACGGTGACGCTGAAACCCTTCGCGGATTTTGCCAACACGCCCATTACCATCGCCGCTTTCATCTCGCTGTTCGTGTGCCTGATTCCCACTACCATTGGTGGCCTGCTGGCGGCCATCGGCATCGCGGGCATGGACCGCGCCCTGCGGGCCAACGTGATCACCAAGTCGGGCCGAGCCGTGGAAACGGCGGGCGACATCGACGTGCTGTTGTTGGATAAAACAGGTACCATCACGATCGGTAACCGCAAAGCCACCCACTTCTATCCCGCTCCCGGTGTTTCAGACGATTATTTTCGGGAAATCCTGGTACTTAGTTCGTTGGCCGACAATACCCCGGAGGGTAAGTCGATCGTGGAATTGGCGCGTGAGCAGACGTTGGCTCAGCCGGGCTATTCTGCCGGACGGGAAATCAGCGACGATACTTCCGGGATGACCTTCATAAAATTCACCGCCCAAACCCGCAGTAGTGGGGTCAATTTGCCCGCCGGACCGCGTGGCGAAGGACCGACCCGCATCCGTAAGGGGGCTTCGGACGCTATGCGCGACATGGTGGAAAAGAGCGGCAATAGTTTCCCCCAGGAAATAACCGAGCGCGTCAACGACATCTCGGGCAATGGGGGTACCCCGCTGGTGGTTGCGGTCAACGAAGCCGTGATCGGTGTCATCGAGTTGCAGGATATCATTAAGCTGGGGATACGCGAGCGTTTCGATCGTCTGCGAAAAATGGGCGTCAAGACGGTCATGGTCACCGGCGACAATCCCCTGACCGCCCGCTACATCGCTGAGAAAGCCGGGATTGACGACTACATCGCCGAAGCCAAGCCAGAAGATAAATTGGAGTATATCCGCCGCGAACAGCAAAGCGGTAAGCTGGTAGCCATGATGGGCGACGGTACCAACGACGCCCCCGCCCTGGCGCAGGCCGATGTGGGCGTGGCCATGAATAGCGGTACCCAGGCTGCCAAGGAGGCGGGCAACATGGTGGACCTCGACAACGACCCCACCAAACTCATTGAGATTGTCGAAATCGGAAAGCAACTACTCATGACGCGGGGTACCCTCACGACGTTCAGCATCGCCAACGACGTCGCCAAGTACTTCGCCATCGTGCCCGCCCTCTTTATTTTGGCTATTCCCTCGTTGCAGGGGCTGAACATTATGCGGCTACACAGCCCGGAATCGGCCATTCTGTCGGCGGTCATTTTCAACGCCATCATCATCCCGATTCTGATTCCGCTGGCCTTGAAAGGTGTGTCTTATAAACCCATCGGAGCCAGTGCGTTGCTGCGCCAAAACCTCTTGAAGTACGGTTTGGGTGGTATTGCGCTGCCTTTTATTGGAATCAAGCTTATTGATTTGTTGGTGGCGACAATTTTATAA
- a CDS encoding helix-turn-helix domain-containing protein has protein sequence MVRHFIAEFCAKLKKVPLSYEADFLAALKAYSWPGNIRELRNCLERSVILAGTEPLSAALLPFEFSVPAAPSPSLSAFSLNSAEKLQIQKVLNHTKGNKAEAARLLEIGIATLYRKIEEYSL, from the coding sequence ATGGTCAGGCACTTCATTGCGGAATTCTGCGCCAAGCTGAAAAAAGTACCCCTGAGCTACGAGGCTGATTTTCTGGCCGCCCTGAAAGCATATTCCTGGCCTGGCAATATCCGCGAACTTCGCAACTGTTTGGAACGGTCTGTGATCCTGGCCGGAACCGAACCGCTGTCGGCCGCTTTGCTGCCTTTTGAGTTTAGCGTACCTGCCGCTCCCAGTCCGAGTTTGTCCGCTTTTTCGCTGAACAGCGCCGAGAAATTACAGATTCAGAAAGTCCTCAATCATACCAAAGGAAACAAGGCCGAAGCCGCTCGCCTGCTTGAGATCGGAATCGCTACGCTATACCGAAAAATCGAGGAGTATTCCCTCTAA
- a CDS encoding potassium-transporting ATPase subunit F, translating to MLILFIISIAVFAYMAYVLIKPEKF from the coding sequence ATGCTCATCTTATTCATCATTTCCATCGCCGTATTTGCCTACATGGCCTACGTGCTGATCAAACCCGAAAAATTCTAA
- a CDS encoding sensor protein KdpD: MGEKEQNVQRFLDLIQKARRGKFKIYIGMSAGVGKTYRMLQEARMLVRSGIDVKIGYIETHNRAETHDLLDGLPLVPRRRLFYKGKELEEMDVQAIINLRPEVVIVDELAHSNIEGSKNEKRWQDVVEILEAGINVISAVNIQHIESLNEEVKWITGIEVAERIPDRMLHLADEVVNIDLTADELIARLREGKIYPQDKIQRALTHFFQPDRILQLRELALKEVARQVERKVEKEVPRGEMGRHERFMACISSNDKTARAVIRKTARLASYYTSHWLVLYVRTPRESNDRIPLDRQRHLINNFKLATSLGAEVVVVEKRDISTAIIEEAEHRQITTICLGKPHLSLLRVIAMTSLFNDLLKKLNTTDIDVGILS; encoded by the coding sequence ATGGGTGAAAAGGAACAAAATGTGCAGCGTTTCCTGGATTTGATCCAAAAAGCAAGACGGGGAAAGTTTAAAATCTACATTGGCATGAGCGCCGGCGTAGGTAAGACGTACCGGATGTTACAGGAGGCACGAATGCTGGTCAGAAGCGGCATCGATGTGAAAATTGGCTATATCGAAACCCATAACCGCGCCGAAACGCACGACTTGCTGGACGGCCTGCCCCTAGTACCCCGGCGGCGGCTGTTCTACAAAGGGAAAGAGCTGGAAGAAATGGACGTGCAGGCTATTATCAATCTGCGACCGGAAGTCGTGATCGTCGATGAACTGGCCCACTCCAACATTGAGGGAAGTAAAAATGAGAAGCGCTGGCAGGACGTCGTCGAGATTCTGGAGGCGGGTATCAACGTGATCAGTGCGGTCAATATCCAGCACATCGAAAGCCTTAACGAAGAAGTGAAATGGATCACCGGCATCGAAGTGGCCGAGCGCATCCCCGACCGGATGCTGCATTTGGCCGACGAAGTCGTCAACATCGACCTGACCGCCGATGAGCTGATTGCGCGCCTGAGAGAAGGAAAAATCTATCCACAGGATAAAATTCAGCGCGCGCTCACCCATTTCTTTCAGCCCGATCGTATCTTACAGCTCCGCGAACTGGCTCTCAAAGAAGTGGCACGACAGGTCGAACGAAAAGTGGAAAAGGAGGTACCCCGTGGAGAAATGGGACGCCACGAACGGTTTATGGCCTGCATCAGCAGCAATGATAAAACGGCCCGGGCCGTGATCCGGAAAACTGCGCGGCTGGCAAGCTATTACACCAGTCATTGGCTGGTACTGTATGTGCGCACGCCCCGCGAAAGCAATGACCGCATTCCGCTCGACCGGCAGCGGCATCTGATCAACAATTTCAAGCTGGCTACCAGCCTGGGCGCTGAGGTAGTTGTGGTAGAAAAGCGCGACATATCCACCGCGATCATTGAAGAAGCCGAACACCGCCAAATTACCACCATCTGCTTGGGAAAGCCTCACCTGAGCCTGCTGCGGGTGATTGCGATGACCAGTCTTTTCAATGATTTACTCAAAAAACTCAATACTACGGACATTGACGTAGGCATTCTTTCCTGA
- a CDS encoding sigma-54-dependent transcriptional regulator has protein sequence MHKILIIDDEDKLRSLLARIIRAEGFEVQEAADAKTGLQFLERQTFEVILCDVKLPDANGVELVKKLKETAPATEVILLTAYGNIPDGVRAIQHGAFDYITKGNDNDKIIPLIHRAIEKTQLRQRVENLEKRVGEKYSFDAILGHSVALRRVVELAQKVAATDATVLLTGETGTGKEVFAQAIHQASGRASRSFVALNCSTFSRDLLESELFGHVKGAFTGALNDKRGFIEEADGGTLFLDEIGEMPLDLQAKLLRVLETSEFIRVGEQKPRKSDFRLIAATNRDLKTESEQQRFRPDLYFRLNVFALHLPPSASAWPTSNPWSGTSLRNSAPS, from the coding sequence GTGCATAAAATCCTGATCATCGACGACGAAGACAAGCTGCGTTCCCTGCTGGCACGTATTATCCGGGCCGAGGGCTTCGAAGTACAGGAAGCTGCCGATGCAAAAACGGGCCTGCAGTTTTTGGAAAGGCAAACTTTTGAGGTCATTCTGTGCGACGTTAAGCTGCCCGATGCCAATGGCGTAGAGCTGGTCAAAAAACTGAAAGAAACCGCTCCGGCCACGGAAGTGATCTTGCTGACCGCCTACGGCAACATTCCCGACGGGGTACGGGCCATCCAGCACGGAGCCTTCGACTACATCACCAAAGGCAATGACAACGACAAGATCATTCCCCTGATTCACCGGGCCATTGAGAAAACCCAACTGCGCCAACGGGTGGAAAATCTGGAAAAACGGGTCGGGGAAAAGTACTCTTTCGATGCCATTCTGGGCCATTCGGTGGCGCTGCGGCGGGTAGTTGAGCTGGCGCAGAAAGTAGCCGCTACCGACGCCACGGTGCTGCTGACGGGCGAAACCGGGACCGGCAAAGAGGTTTTTGCCCAGGCCATCCACCAGGCGAGCGGTCGGGCAAGCCGCAGTTTCGTGGCTTTGAACTGCAGTACTTTCAGCCGTGACCTGCTGGAAAGTGAGCTGTTCGGTCACGTCAAGGGGGCGTTTACAGGTGCTTTAAATGATAAAAGAGGCTTTATCGAAGAAGCCGATGGAGGTACCCTGTTTCTGGATGAGATTGGCGAAATGCCGCTGGATTTGCAGGCCAAGCTGTTGCGGGTACTGGAAACCAGTGAATTCATCCGGGTAGGCGAGCAGAAGCCCCGAAAGTCCGACTTCCGGCTGATTGCGGCAACCAACCGCGATCTGAAAACCGAAAGCGAACAGCAGCGTTTCCGGCCGGACCTTTACTTCCGGCTCAATGTGTTCGCGCTGCACCTGCCCCCCTCCGCGAGCGCGTGGCCGACATCGAACCCATGGTCAGGCACTTCATTGCGGAATTCTGCGCCAAGCTGA
- a CDS encoding K(+)-transporting ATPase subunit C yields the protein MKTNLIPALRLTLVCVVLFMGLYPALIWGIAQLAPNKGKGEVVAHNGATYFTQIGQNFTTDRYFNSRPSAVNYNAAGSGGSNKGPSNPEYLATVAARVDTFRAHNPGMEKVPAELVTASGSGLDPDLSVEAVLVQIPRIARARSVSEESLRQLAAAHTEQPLLGLFGPEKVNVLALNLALDNLAQ from the coding sequence ATGAAAACGAACCTGATTCCCGCGCTGCGCCTGACTTTGGTGTGCGTGGTACTTTTTATGGGTCTTTACCCCGCCCTCATCTGGGGTATCGCCCAGCTTGCCCCCAATAAGGGGAAAGGCGAGGTAGTAGCGCATAACGGCGCGACCTACTTTACCCAAATCGGCCAGAACTTCACCACCGACCGGTACTTCAACAGCCGTCCCTCGGCGGTAAACTACAACGCCGCCGGGTCGGGCGGCAGCAACAAGGGGCCTTCCAATCCCGAGTACCTGGCCACCGTGGCGGCTCGCGTCGATACCTTTCGGGCGCATAATCCCGGGATGGAGAAAGTACCCGCCGAACTGGTGACGGCCAGCGGCAGTGGCCTCGACCCCGACTTGTCGGTAGAAGCCGTGCTGGTGCAGATTCCGCGAATCGCCCGGGCAAGGAGCGTTTCAGAGGAATCGCTGCGCCAGTTGGCCGCGGCGCACACCGAACAACCTCTCCTGGGGTTATTTGGCCCCGAAAAAGTCAATGTATTAGCGTTGAACCTGGCTTTGGATAATTTGGCCCAATAA
- a CDS encoding RNA polymerase sigma factor encodes MISPTDEILWHRLIDGNEAAFTALFERYYPTLVRYGRSFIPDSDRVQDFVQDVFAGIWLYRSTLDESAVVKAYLLACVRKRIARFQARDRIFRETTILDDAEFSISFTVEDHLIANEETARRVYQLNQHLNSLPPRQKEALFLRYHHGLKTEQIARILNVNYQSASNLIHRALVCLRRDLKGTLLSLGLVLFEII; translated from the coding sequence GTGATTTCTCCTACCGACGAAATACTATGGCACCGCCTCATCGATGGTAATGAGGCGGCGTTTACCGCATTATTCGAGCGATACTACCCTACCCTAGTACGCTACGGAAGGTCGTTTATCCCTGATTCAGACCGGGTTCAGGATTTTGTTCAGGATGTATTTGCGGGCATTTGGCTGTATCGTTCTACATTGGACGAATCCGCTGTGGTGAAAGCCTATCTGCTGGCTTGTGTCCGCAAGCGCATTGCCCGTTTTCAGGCTCGTGACCGTATATTCAGGGAAACCACTATCCTGGATGACGCTGAGTTTTCCATTTCTTTCACGGTGGAGGACCACCTGATTGCCAATGAAGAAACAGCCCGCCGGGTCTATCAACTCAATCAGCATCTCAACTCCCTACCTCCACGCCAAAAAGAGGCTTTGTTCCTGAGGTACCACCATGGGCTGAAAACCGAACAGATCGCCCGTATTCTTAACGTCAACTATCAGTCTGCCAGTAATTTGATTCACCGAGCCCTAGTATGCCTCAGACGGGACTTGAAAGGTACCCTGCTTTCACTGGGGCTGGTGCTTTTTGAAATAATTTAA